Within Miscanthus floridulus cultivar M001 unplaced genomic scaffold, ASM1932011v1 os_1110, whole genome shotgun sequence, the genomic segment ATAGACGATGCAACTAGCAAGAAGGCATGCATCATATATACCATACTAGTTACTACTaagcatatatgtatatatattattagggcctctttggcacggtttatgccggctttggcttcatctattttacgcaaatcgaggcactgtagcgtaaagccgttttgtaagccggggttaaaatgaactagaagccgggaaaagccagtttttctggcttcaccggctttggcttcaccggtgaagccgttttggattaACCGTGCCAAAGAGGGCCTTACTGTGCATGGTTTAGCTAGGAGATGCACGCATGGAAGCAACAAGGGCATGGATCGGACAAAGGAAGGCAACAGAGCTAGCAGCAGCAGAGACACTACCGAACCGAACCGACCGACCAGATCGACACACCAGAAGCGTGATGGATGGGGTGAGGTCCGCCCTGCCACGCCTCCGATCCTCGGCCTTCATATGCCGCTGGCCTTGAAGAGCCTCATGAGGCCGAAGGTGACGGCCATGGCGACCCAACCGCCGACGACGACGCGCGCGCACGACCTCGCCACGGGGGCGCGCCCCAGCACGGCGCCCACGCAGCCGAACGCGGCCAGCGTGGCGGTGGCCACGGCGGCCACCACCCCGATCCGCAGCCTGTAGTCGGCGATGAACCCGGCGGCCAGCAGCGGCAGGAGCGCGCCCACGGAGAAAGCCAGCGCGGACGCCGCGGCGGCCTGCACGGGGCTGGGCAGCGCCTTCTCCTCCTGGCCGCCGCGCTTTCCGTCGCGGTCCAGCCGCGCCAGCTCCACGTCGCGCTGGGAGCACACGGACACGAACTCGCCGATGGCCATGCTGCACGCGCCCGCCAGCAGGCCTGCGAACCCGGAGATCAACATGGCGCGCGCGTCTGCCTTCACGGCGCCCACGCCCAGCATCAGCGACGCCGTCGACACCAGCCCGTCGTTTGCGCCAAGCACCGCCGCGCGCAGCCAGTTGCCGCGCTGCGacaggtcgtcgtcgtcgtcgatgtccaccACCGCGCACGGCGGCCCCACGACTATGGTGGCCGCAGGGTTCTCGGCGTCCACCACGGCGGCCACCTTGCCGAAGTTGCTGCCGCCGTCCATGCTGCTCATCATGGCCATGGCGATGTGTGTGTATGTGATCGGATCGGAGGAGTGACTCGATCGTGATATATAGCAGGAGTAGCAGTAGTGTGGCGACCACGCGCTAGCTCGTGCCGCGTTTTATAGAAGAAGACGAACTGAAGGCCGGTGTGTGGTCTCTAGCTCAGGTCAGGAGGTTGGTTTCTTCTTTAATTTGTTGCGTGCGGCCAATGCAAATGCGAGCCAGATAGTGGGGGATCCACTGCTTCTTTTGCTGCCAAAAAAAAGCGTCTTTTTCCCCGGCTCTCCTCCGGCATCGCTCTCCGGTGACCACCGTGCCTGCCCATTGACACACACTAAAGCTGCTCGTGCTTGCCGATTGTATATATGCGCATCCACGACGACGACCATGGAGTGCAAAAGCGGGCTAGCTATAGAGCACATCATATATCCAAGCCGGCCATGAGCTTGCCCCTTGACAATTTCGATCTGGCCGATTCGCCGGATGAACACGATGCCACATTTGGGAAAGGGTCTATCGTTGCATGCATATTGCGCCACATATCTCGTTTTCGTTCTTTTCTTGATCTTGCAGGTAGTAGTGGATCGATGATGCATCGGGAGAAGTAGTAGAGCGCCATCATCTTATTCTCTTTATTAGGTTAGTTGCGCTTATTTCATCATATTGGGCATCATCTTATTCTTGGGAATAGTACGAGTCTGTGTATATGCTGCTACTTTATATATGGCACCTTGCAAAGTTTCTATAAAACGGGGTTTTTCCTGTGCGCCTGCTAGCTTGACATCCATTTGCTCTCATATATAGCCACGTGCCAGGAAAAATCCTACATACCCCAAAATGTATCTAGCATTGTTTCACACACCTATTGTGTGACGACGGCCGGTACGGTGATGATCACATGCATTCTATAACGGGGTTGTGTGCCTACCTTGACATCCATTTGCTCTCATAGACACGTGCCAAGAAAATCCTACCCCTTGTTTTCACACTATTGTGTGATGCCCGGTGATCTGATGATTACATGCATGACCACCATATATAGGACTGGCTTGGAAGAAAGAGCATATATGTAGATTTGGAACCGTGCGGATGGTGACAATGAATCTACCTACCTAACCTTTATTGTCTCGTGGAGAGAAGTTACAATTAGCTAGAAGAAAACCTGATCACTGATTGGGCGATTTGCAAAAATAGGACTCGAAACATCGGTCATTTGCAGATTTGACACTGGAACCCACATTCATAGACACtgatggacccacttgtcatccacgcGAGTGTCCATCCTAATCAAGGAGTCAATCTTTCGCAGTGTTTAGTTTTGCAATTTTTTCCTAATTTGCGTAGAAGCTAACTAACGAGTGCTCGAGCATTTCATGTAAACGTTATGAATGATCCAGTTGAGCATTTTGCGGAATGGTATCGAAGTACAACCATCGATAAGTTTACGGAGATGGCTAACCGAGTGCTCATCGAGCAATTACGGAGAAGCTAACCAGTGCTCGAGTTGTTTAAGGGGAATTGCTAACATAGATTACAAAAAGCTAATGAGTGCTTGAGCATTTTAAAAGAAACCTAACGAGTGCTCGATCAAGTAGTTTACATAAAAGTTAACTAGTGATGGACTAGTTTCGAGAACCTAAAGACTGCTCGAGAATTTTTACGGAAACACTAATGTGAGTACTTTAATCGTAACCTTGCTTACGGAGAAGCTAACAAGTGCTCGAgcagtttttgagaaacctaaTGAGTGCTCTAGCGTTTCATGTTGCTTGAGTACCGTGTACAGTATAATATCCATCAGATTTTATCCAGGGCTCCTTTTTTCTTGAACGTGGGTGATATCTATAGCGAGCTTAAGGCTCAGGCAGGGTTTGAGGGTTGGCTTAGCATTGAAGTTCACAGGAATCTAGTCGGTTTGGTAAGGAAGGTAGTGCTACAAGCCAACCCTAGTGGTAGAAGGGTGTTGTGATGAGGTGGGGTGAAGGGGCGGAGGCAATCTTAGAGAAAGCATATGAAACATTCAAACTTATCAGTTGTGTGAGCATTTTATGGAACACTACAAGTGCTCGCTCTATCAGCTTATGAAGAAGCTAACAAGTGCTCGATCAATTTTCAAGAAACGTACTGAGTGTTCAAGCAGTTTTAAAGAAACCTAACAAGTGGTCGATCGAGCAGTTTACGTAAAAGTTAACTAGTGTTGGacagtttttgagaaacctaaaGACTGTTGGAGAATTTTACGGAAACGCTAATGTGAGTGCGTGATCGTAAACCTTGTTTGTGGAGAAGCTAACAAGTGCTCGAGCAGTTTCTGAGAAACTTAACGAGTGCTCGAGAGCGTTTCATGTTGCTTGAGTACCATGTATAAGTATAATATCCATATCAGATTTTATCCAAGCTCCTTTTCTTGAACGTGGGTGATGTCTCTAGCGAGCTTAGGGCTGAGTCAGGGTTTTAAGGGTTGGCTTAGCATTGGAGTTCATAGGAATCGAGTAGCTTTGATAAGGAAGGTAGTACGTGGCTACCAAGCCAAGCCTAGTGGTAGATGGGGTGCTGATGAGGTGGGGTGAAGGGGGGCGGTCTTAGAGAAAGCATATGACACATTCAAACATATCGGTTGCTGAGTATTTTATGGACACTACAAGGTGCTTGCTCGATCAGCTTATGAAGAAGCTAACAAGTGCTCGATCAGTTTAGAGAAATGTATCGAGTGCAAGCAGTTTTAAAGAAACCGAATGAGTGCTCGATCAAGCAGTTTACGTAAAAGTTAACTAGTGCTGGACCATTTTTGAGAAACCTAAATACTGCTGGAGAATTTTACGGAAACGCTAATGTGAGTGCTTGATCATAACCTTGCTTACAGAGAAGCTAGCTAACATGTGCTCGAGTAGTTTTTGATAAACCTAATGAGTGCTCGAGCGATTCATATTGCTTGAGTACCATACATAGATATAATATCCATCAGATTATATCTAGGCTCCTTTTCTTGAATGTAAGGTGATATCTCTAGCGAGCCTAGAGCTCAGTCAAGGTTTGATGAGGGTCGGCTTAGCATTGGAGTTAATAGAAATCTGGTAGGTTCTTGATACGGAAGGCAGTGGGCTACAAGCCAAGCCTCTAGTGGTAGAAGGGGGTGCTGATAAGGCTGGTGGGAGAAGAAGTAGTGgtaagaagagaaggaaagaaaaagtggGCCGTCGGTTCATGATCGAGGGGCTAGAAAAAAagagcacggtttgcgctagaatGGTGGAAAGCTGGCCATACAGGGTCGTTAAAACGTGAACTCAAGGTAGCTAAAAACACTTCTCTTTTTTTACTTTGAAAAAAGAGAGGTTGCCAACGACACAGCAGAGATAATCCCTGTCGCTAGCTAGCTAGTTGATAGTACTACACACTAGCTAGGAAGCTAGCTGGGAGACGTCAGAACCGAAGAACCAGCAAGCAACCAGATGGCAGAGTGTGTGGCAAAAGCTTAATTGTGGGATACACGTATCAACTGACGTCTGTATAATATGTGATGTCTCCATCGAATCCCCCTTTTTTTTGGTCCTGTAACTTACTATAAAAGTAAGTGAGACAGGAAATACCAAAGATGATCATCCATGTATGTCGCACGGCGACAATTCAGACCAAATTAATTAATTATGTCGCGTCCATGCTCTGCGATGAGCTGATAATCAGACACTAGCTCCGatcctctctctttttttttagaTTAACACCTTGGACCGAGCTAGATGAGTGCCAATCAAATAAAAGAAAAGGCGTTATCTGCTATATATATCATTAGCTAGTACTACTTGTGTTTTTTGGAATAATAAAATATATAATGGTTATTTGGAATGGCATCTAGGCTTTAGGCGTGCATGCATGCGCATCTACTGCTTACGCATCCGTTGTGGCTTGTCCAACAAGAATCCAACAGCTTTTTTAATTTGCAGAGCTAGAGAGTACTGTAAAGTCAGCTTTAACTTGCCGATTATTACGCCTATATATTTCTATTTTTCAGGGTAGTTCCATTGAACTCGGCATTCTTGTTGCAAATTAAAATAAAGAAGAGGAGCAACTAACATGGCACATGCCATAAAACAAGTGTGATCACAGAGATAAAAAGTTCATgcaagaataataataataatacatattaTCCCTGTCGCGGTGACTGTTTTCTTTTCTGCATCTTTGGAAAAAAACGaaacccaaaaaccaaaaaagAAACCACGGAAATAAAGAGTGGCTCGAGCAGACATAGGCTTTGGAGGGAAAGGGGAGATGACAAGAGACGAGAGACACACGATGCAACAGGTAGAGGTAGAGGTAGAGGTAGCCAGCACCCAGCAGCATCTATTGGACAGGCAGCTAGCTTTGGTTGGGTTCGTCCGCTTTATCTGCTGCATGCGAATAGGCAGAGATGGCCGCTTGATTGTTACAGTAAAAGCTAGCAGACGGGACGACGACCTGCATCTCAGATCATCGATCGAGTAGACACTAGACAGCAGTAGAGTACTTGCTCTCTGCTTGCCGCGATGGGTCGAGCGGATCCATGGATTGCGAGCGGAAAAGTAGGTCAAAAGTTTAGGTTAACTCCGAGAGGGCCGCCGGCTGGCCGGCCGGCTGGGGCGATGATACGATCTCCATTATGGTGGAATGGAATTGGAATTGGAACCATGCATGTGGTGATGATCTGACCGTCGAGCCGAGGGCATGCTGCATGCTGCCCGCGTCGCGGCGGCAGCAGCTAGTGATGCGTTTGCGTGCATGGCGCGCGGAGGATGAGGCGACAACGGCGGGCGGGCGGACGGGCCGGCCGGGCCGGGGAATTATTTGCATGTGTCGGGCCCCGGGAGGCCGATGGAGAACAGGAGAAGCCACCAGTGGCTGCTGGCTGACGGAGTGAGTGAGTGCTGAATCGGCGGGCACTGCGCTGCTGGTGATGAAATTCAGGTGATCTGAGTGGTAAAAGCTATCAGCGGCAGGATTATATATTATTATACTAACCAGTACGTATTTGCTTGGCCTGGGGATCGATGGGAGTTAAAAATTGCGAGGGAGTGGGGGATAAGCATAGCGCGCCACACGAAAGCCACCACCCTAATCATTCTTTTATCTTATCGCCTCTAGCTTTTCGTTTTCACTCACTTGATTTGTTGTGCTTCCACCCTTTAATTACGCAGCTCTAGCTGCATGCAGCGAGCGAGTGACTCAGTGggcagccggccggccggcatCACCCATCGCTGTCTTCCTCCCCTCTTCCTTCCTGCTTCTTCCCTTGCGTTTGGTTCGACAGAAGGATAGGGACGACCGAGGTGCTATATTTCACTTCGTTACGGTATTCGGTTGGATGACACTTCTTCGAACGGGATCAACCTCAAAGGAGAATATTATATTCTCTTATATTCGAGGACAACGGCATCCCTCGAAATCGAAAGGAGGACGACCTCATCCCTCAAATACGGCATGTGCTTTCTGTTTCTTTGTGCTCGCTGCCACAACAGTAATCATGGTAGGGCCTCCGAGCCAATGATGCGATGGTCATGGCTAGGGATGGCAACGGAGAATTCCTCGGAAATGCCTCCCCATCCTCGTCAAATCTCGCAGGGGAGACTTCCTCCTCATTCCCCTTGCCGCATGAGGATTCCATACCTGACAGGGACCCGT encodes:
- the LOC136533706 gene encoding vacuolar iron transporter homolog 5-like, whose protein sequence is MAMMSSMDGGSNFGKVAAVVDAENPAATIVVGPPCAVVDIDDDDDLSQRGNWLRAAVLGANDGLVSTASLMLGVGAVKADARAMLISGFAGLLAGACSMAIGEFVSVCSQRDVELARLDRDGKRGGQEEKALPSPVQAAAASALAFSVGALLPLLAAGFIADYRLRIGVVAAVATATLAAFGCVGAVLGRAPVARSCARVVVGGWVAMAVTFGLMRLFKASGI